The Insulibacter thermoxylanivorax DNA segment AATGAAAAGCACGAAGAGCAACAAATTGGTCAAGCTTGAAACTATTCCCAACAACGAAGAATTCGGACAGCTGTTCATTGGATACAACCGGATGATCGATCAGATCAATCAGTTGCTGAAACGGATCATCGATGAGCAGAACACGATCCGTAAAGCGGAACTCAGTGCGCTGCAGGCACAGATCAAACCGCATTTCCTGTATAACACCCTGGATTCCATTACATCGCTTGCCATGATGGGACAAAACGATCAGGTCATCGAGATGCTGGAAGCGCTGGGCAGTTATTATCGATTAAGCGTCAGCAAAGGACGCGAGTTGATCACCGTTGAAGAGGAAATCTCCATGGTACGCAATTACTTGCTGATCCAGAAAGTGCGCTATCGCGATCTTTTTGATGTGGAATATGAAGTGGACGAGAATTGCTTGCAAGTGCCGATCCTTAAGCTGGTCTTACAGCCCCTGGTCGAAAATTCGCTGTATCACGGGATCAGAAACATGGGAAGCAAAGGCACCATCCGAATCAGCGCCCGCCTCGCTGATGGATGGCTGCACTTATCCGTCAGCGACGACGGCGTCGGCATGACTGCCGAGCAGATCCAGCAGATAACAGCGATGGAAAACAAGGGCGAGAAGAGCAGTTTCGGCCTGAAAGGAACGATGGAAAGACTGCGGATCTACTATAACGGCAAAAACGAATTTATCATCAACAGCGAACCGGGCAAAGGAACAACGATTACCATACGGATTCCTGCAGGAGATGAGAACACATGGAGAAATTGAAGATCTTGATTGTCGATGATGAGTATTTGATCCGAAATCTGATCCGCATGTGCCTCGATTGGGAGAAACACGGCTTTACCATTATCGGTGAAGCATCGAGCGCCCTGGAGGCGCTGGACTTGCTCGAAGAGCTGGAGCCGGATATCATCTTCACGGATATTTCCATGCCGCACATGGACGGCATTACCTTCAGCAGCAAGGTACTCAACCTGTATCCCTATACCAAAATCGTCATCATCACGGGCTATGATGAATTTGATTATGCACAAAGGAGCATTAAGCTGGGCATATCTGATTTTATCCTCAAACCGATCCGCGCCGCTGAACTGTTGGATGTGATGAACAAGTTAAAACACCAGATCGAAGAGGAAAGGGCACGGGATGAACAGTTAGAGGCGCTGCGCAAGGAACTGGAACGAAATCTGCCGGTGCTGAGGGAAAAATTCGTCGCCAGCTGGTTAGAAGGGAATATTGCCAAGGATGAGCTGAGGGACAAATGCCGTTACTACAACATGCCCTCAGTCATCCGTGAGGGAAACGTGCAAGCCGCTGTCATAGAAGTCGCCCTTTCTGCAAAAGATAAAACAGAAGAACAACTCCTGCTAAAGGAGATGCAGTGCAAAAACCGAACAGAAGCTTTCTTCGAACATGATGAGCGGATCATGGTAGTGTCCGATGCCAAAAACCGCATCGTGATACTGGCCATGAATCGAGCCGAAAACTTGGTGAATGATTGCGAACGGCTGATCACGGTGTTGACCAAAGCCTTCGATTGCGAGGTCAATATCGGTGTCGGGCGGCTGCACGAATCATTGGAAGACGTACCCGAATCCTATTGGGAAGCCTGTCGTGCCCTCCGCTACAAAGTGTTCACCGGCAAAAACCAGGTCATCTACTATGACGACGTGGTCGCGAGCAGGGGACAGCAGTATCGTTCCAATCCGGACTTACTGCAGCAGCTGCATTTTTATATCAGTGCAGGTGCTGCTGATCAAGCCATGAAGATCCTGCATCAGATATTCGATATCTCCTTCTCCGATGCGTCGCAGATCCGTCTGGCAATCATGGATGTGGTCACCCATTGCATCCATGCAGCCATCGAACAGCAGATCGACGGCGAACACGTCTTCAAGAAGGATACGCTGACGGCCATCCTGTCTGCCGACGATCTTCCGGAAGCCATGAGACAGATCGAGGGCTATGTACGCCACTTAGCAGAGCAGATCGATGCCAAAAGCCGGGGCGACAAACAAGACCTGGTCAGCCAAGTGAAGGCGTATATCGAGGACAACTTGGGAGACCCCGACCTAAAGCTGCAATCCGTAGCAGAGCTTTTCTATGTCAGTCCAGGTCATCTCAGCCGTCTCATGAAGCAGGAAACCGGACAATCCTTTGTGACCTATTTGACGAACCAGCGGATGAAAAAAGCCGCTGCCTTGCTTCGGGAAACGGATCTAAGGGGATACCAGATCGGTGAACAGGTCGGCGTTCCCGATCCCCACTATTTCAGCCATGTGTTCAAGAAGAACACCGGCATGTCCATCAGTGAATACCGGGAACGGTTTGCCCCCAAGAAAGGTGATCAGGTTGAAGAACAGGATGTTTGAATTTTGAAACTTCATGCTTGAATATTGCATGGGATTCAAATCAGGAGCATCTTACAATGGGCATGAAAGCACATACAAGAAAGGGGTAGCAACTAAAGATGAAAGCGTTATTCAAAAAATCCATGATCGCAGTGTTGTCCTTCGTCCTGCTCATCAGCCTTGCCGCTTGTGGAAGCGGTTCAAAATCCAAGAGCAACAATGCAGGCGACGGAACGGCGGGCGGAAATGAAACCAAAACCATCGAATTGACACTCTGGGATCAGTCCGTCGGTAATACAGACCCATCCGCCAAACTGATTCCGGAAATCGTGGAAACCTGGAACAAAGAGAACCCTCACATCCAGGTGAAGCGCACAGGTACATCAGGTGAACAATACAAGACCAAGATCAAAACCGCTATCGCAGCCAATGAAGCACCGGATATTTTCTACGGCATGGGCGGCGGGAGCTTCATGCAGCCGTACATCGAAAACGGCGATGTCCTCGACATTACGGATTACGTAACAGAAGATGTGAAGGCAAGAATTAAGCCGGGCGTCATCGAAACGCTGGAACACAACGGAAGGCTCTTTACACTTCCGGTTTATACGCACATCGCTAACCTGTACATCAACACAGAATTGTTTGAAAAAGCAGGAGCAGAAATTCCTACTACTTATACAGAACTGCTGGAAGCTGTTGCGAAGCTCCGCGCTGCAGGCATAACGCCGGCTGTTCTCGGCGAGAAAGACCGCTGGCCGGGCATGTATTGGTACAACATCATCGCGATGCGTCAAGCTGGTCATGATGCAGTAGTTGAAGCGTTCCATGATCCGTCCAAATGGAACTCCCCGGACTTCGTGGAAGCGGCTCGTAAGATGCAAGAGCTGGTCAAGGCCGGTCTGTTTAACGACAGCATGTTCAGCATGAGCTATGATGAGATGCTCGGCGCATTCAACGCGGGCAACGGCGCTATGATGTTCCAAGCTAACTGGGTAAATGCCGGTATTGAGGATCCATCCTCGGCCACGAAGGGTAAAGTTGTCGTCGTTCCGTTCCCGGTATTTGAAGACGGTAAAGGAACGGTAAATGAATTCTTCGGCGGGTCTTCAGACGGATACTACATCAGCAGCAGCACCAAGCATCCGGATGAAGCTTATCAATTCCTGCTGTATCTGAGTGAACAACTTGGTACGCGCGGATTCCTCATGGGAGCAGGCCTGCCGACTTGGAACACAGACGGTCTTGATACCTCCAGCCTCTCTCATCTGGATCTGACCTTTGCTGAGCTGATGGATACGGCAGAATCGTTCATCCCATGGTGGGATAACATCTTCCCGGCAACATCGGCTGAAACACACAAAAACCTGGTTGCACAACTGCTGGCAGGCGACCTTACTCCTGAACAATTCGCTGAAGAGATGTCCAAGTTAGAACCTACAGAATTGAACCTGCAATGATCATAAGCGCACGGTCGATGCAGCAGGGGAACGATCTCCCCTGCTGCATCCTCCCGCATCTAACGCTTGGAGGGAGCTTGCTGTATGGATAAAGTATTTTCAAACAAAAGGGACATCGCGATATTCGTCGGTCCGACCCTTTTGCTTTTTTTTGGGATTGTATTGATTCCGATTTTCGTATCTAGTTATTACAGCCTGCTGGAATGGAACGGCGTTACGAAACCGACATTCATCGGCCTGGACAACTACGTTGAGATGTTCACCGACTCGCGGGCGCTGAATTCGATGAAAAACTCTTTGCTCTATGCCGGTGCATCGGTCTTCATCCAATTGCCCATCTCGCTTCTGCTTGCTTTAATCCTCGCATCAGGGATTAAGGGAGAAGGGTTCTACCGCACGGTATACTTCATTCCGGTTCTGTTATCCACCGTTGTGATCGCACAGCTCTGGTCGAAGATCTACAATGCCGACTACGGGATGCTCAACACCTTGCTGACCAATATCGGACTTCCCCATTTGGCGCAGGATTGGCTTGGACAACGGGAAACCGCCTTGGCTGCTTCGTTCATCCCAACCTTGTGGCAATATGTTGGGTACCACATGCTCTTGATGTATGCAGGAGCCAAGTCGGTCTCGCCGGAACTCATCGAAGCGGCTAAGATCGACGGTGCATCTACCATTCGGACGGCCTTCTCCATCGTCATTCCGCTGATGAAACCGATTCTTAAAGTCAGCTTAGTGTTCTCTGTCATCGGTGCACTCAAGATCTTCGATCTGATCTATGTATTGACCGGCGGCGGACCGTTCTTTACAACCGAGGTTCCGAGCACTTTGATGTACACGACGATCTTCGATACGTACCGGTACGGTTACGGAAGTGCTTTGTCCGTCTTTATCATCTTAGAGTGCTTGCTTTTCACGGTTATCATCAACAAATTTTTCAAAACGGACTATTGAGGAGTGAGAAGAATGGAAGCAGCAATCTCGGGACAACCTCGGAAATCCAAGCTGTTCTACAGGATCGGCATGATCCTGCTGCAAGCGATGCTCGTCCTCTTCGCTGTCGTGCAGATCTATCCGCTCATCTGGCTGGCCTTCTTTTCACTGAAGGATAACAGCGAGATTTTCAGCGGGGATGTCTTGGGACCGCCCAAACAATTTCTATGGAGCAACTATACCAAGGCTCTCTCCGACGGAAATGTGCTGACTTATTTTATAAACAGCGTGTGGGTCACCGCAGTTACGATCTTCCTCGTATTGCTCCTCTCCTCCATGTCCGCTTATGCTATCACCCGGATGAAATGGAGATTTAGCAATGCGACGATGACGCTCATCTTGCTTGGCATGATGGTGCCGATCCACGCCGCGCTGCTGCCGCTCTTCATGGTGCTTAGAAATCTGAAACTGCTGAACACCCATTGGGCGCTTATCATCCCATACGTAGCATTCGGGCTCCCGCTCGCGATATTTATTCTCGCCAGCTTCTTCAAAGGTGTTCCCCGCGAGATGGAAGAATCAGCCGTAATGGATGGATGCGGTATATACCGGACGTTCTTCTTCATCGTATTGCCGCTTGTTCGTCCGGCGCTGGTGACTGTGGCGATCTTTACCTTCCTGTCCTCGTGGAACGAGCTGATGTTTGCCGTCACCTTCATCAATGACACCATCTATCAGACGTTGACGGTCGGGATCATGTCCATGGTCGGAACCTATATTACCCAATGGGGTATCATCGGGGCAGGTTTGATGATCTCTACGATTCCTACGATCATCATCTATTTGCTCCTCAACAAACAAGTGCAGGAAAGTATGATCGCAGGAGCCGTCAAAGGCTGAGCAGCAGGGACAAGGACATAACACGCATACACTGGACTCCGTTCATGACGGGGTCCTTTTTTTGTAATGCTGACTCACAATTAAATACGCCTGCATACGCCATCAAAAAAGCGCCCATCCCAATACCAGCTCTCAACACCGGTACCGAGACAGACGCTTGAGCACATTTGGTTCCTATACCCATTCGCCCGTCACTTCAGCCTCAACTTCGCTAGGAAGGTTTCTTCGTCCAATACCGTCACGCCCAGTTCCTGCGCCTTCTTCAGCTTGCTGCCTGCTTTCTCGCCGGCGATGACGAAATCCGTCTTCTTCGAGACGCTTCCCGCCACCTTCGCTCCCGCCTGCTCGAGGAGCTTCGCGGCTTCCCCCCGCGTCATCTTCTGCAGCGTGCCTGTCAGCACGACGTTCTTGCCGCTGAATTCGCTGACTATGGCTGTCTCCCCCGCGAGCTCCGGTTCCTCGAACTGGGGTGAAACCCCCGCTGCCAGCATCCGATCGATGCTTTCCTTGACACGCGGATCGGCAAAGAACGAGATGATGCTCTCGGCGACGATCTGACCGACGTCAGGAATCTGCAGCAGCTCCTCGACGGTGGCTTGGCGGACCGCCTCCAAACTCTTGAAGTGCTCGGCCAAAGACCTCGTCGTGGTGATTCCCGTATTCGGAATGCCAAGCGCAAAGAGGAAGGACGCAAGATCGCACTGCTTGCTCTTCTCAATCGCATCGAGCAGTTTCTGCGCTTTCCGCTCACCAAACCGCTCCAAGCGGATAAGATCCTCGAACTTCAGATCATAGAGATCTGCCGGATCCCTAACGTCCAGCTCGGTGAAGAGTTGATCAGCGGTCATGATGCTTAAGGACTCGATGTCCATCGCATTGCGCGAAGCGAAGTGGGTCAGACGGGCGACCATCTGCGGCTTGCAGCCGAGGCTGTTCTCGCAGAACAAGTGCGCGCCGCGCTGCACTAGTTTCGAGCCGCAGGCCGGGCACTCTTCGGGGTACTGAATCTCTTCCCCGTCCTTCTCATCGGTCACCTTGCCCAGGATCTCCGGGATCACATCGTTCGAACGGCGAATGTAGACTTCTGCGCCCAGCGCATGCTTCACATTCTTCCGTTCGATATCGCCGATGTTGTTGAGCGTGCACCGCTGTACTGTCACGCCGCCGATCTCAACGGGCTCAACAATCGCTACAGGCGTAATCTTGCCTGTACGTCCGACCTCCCACGTCACATCGCGCAGGATCGTCGTCACTTCTTCTGCTTCAAATTTATAAGCGATCGCCCAGCGCGGGAACTTCTCCGTATAGCCCAGCACTTCGCGCGTCCGCAGATCCGTCAGCTTGATCACCGCGCCGTCGATCAGATAATCCAGCTCATGGCGCCGTGCTTTGATCGCTTCGAGCTCCGCCTTCACTTCGTCCATCGTCTGCACGAAGGCGATATACGGATTGACTTTGAAGCGATTATCCTTAAGGAACTGCACCATCTCCTGATGGGTCGCGAACAGCTGGCGATCGGAATAACCGACATTGTAGATAAAAGCATCCAGCTTCCGCTCCGCTGTCACCGCCGGGTTTAGGTTGCGCAAGGCGCCGGCTGCGGCATTGCGTGCATTTTTGAGCGGTTCTGTTGCCGTTTTGTTATATTGTTCAAGCACGGACAGATACATGATCCCCTCGCCCTGCACCTCGATGATCCCGTCGCGGTAAGGGATCGTCAGCGGGATGGAGCGGATCGTCTTCACCTGGGCCAGGATGCCTTCGCCTGTGATCCCGTTGCCCCGCGTTGCCGCTTGCACGAGCACCCCATGATCATAGGTCAGGTTGATCGTGAGGCCGTCATATTTTAACTCCACAGAGAACGTCGGCTCGGGAAGCGGATCTTCTGGATGTTCCCGATTGTATTCATGGATCAGCCGGGTCACCCGTTGGTACCATGCCTCCAGATCGTCATCCGTCTGCGCCTTGTCCAGACTCCACAGGCGGGCGAGGTGCCGATGCTCCTCGAAGCCCTCCAAGATCTCCCCGCCGACGCGTTGCGTTGGCGACTCAGGCAGGATGACGCCGGTTTCCCGCTCCAGACGAACCAGTTCGTCATACAGCTGATCATATTCCGCATCGCTGATCTCCGGCTGGTCTAATGTGTAATATAGATAATTGTGGTGATTCAGCTCATCCACCAGTTGCTTCATGCGATCCATAGGCGAAGCCATCTCACTAAGCCTCCTTTGTTCAAACACGCCCTACGCCTTCGTAATCGGCGCGAATCGGGCCAGCAGCTTCTTGATCCCCGTCGGAGCAGGGAACGCGATCTGCAGTTCCTGATCATCTCCGCTGCCCTTCACCGAGACGACGGTGCCGATGCCCCATTTCTTATGGGAGACCTTGTCCCCCGTCTTCCACTCCACGGATCCGCCGCCTCCATCCCCGCCGGACTGGTTAGCAGCGCCGCCGATCACGCGTCCCGCACCATAGGTGGAACGGGAAGCAGCGCGCCGGCCGTTGGACGACCGCTGCGCCGCACCGCTGCTGCTCCAGCTTGAGCCGGCATCCGGCTCATCGACGGCATCCCAGTCATCCATCCATCGGCTCCCGCTGTAGCGGCTGACCCCGCCATAACCTCCGGAGCGGCCATAGCCGCTTGCTCCGCCATAGCCGGCCCTGCCATAACCGCCTGCGCCTCCGTAACCATAGCCGCCATCAGCATCTCCGCCGACCACTTCCGTGATCTCCTCCGGAATCTCTTGCAGGAAGCGCGACGGCATATTCAGATTTGTCCGACCGAACAAGGTGCGCATCCTGGCGCAGGACAGCACCAATTTCTCTTCTGCCCGCGTTATCGCAACATAGGCGAGGCGGCGTTCCTCCTCCAATTCTTCCGGATCGTTCAACGCCCGGCTGTGCGGGAACACCCCTTCCTCCATGCCGATTACGAACACATAAGGGAACTCCAAGCCCTTCGCGCTGTGCATCGTCATAAGCGTCACTCGGTCCTCGGGGTCCTCCGGGTTCTCATCGGCCAGCGTATCAATATCGGCGATCAGCGCCAGATCCGTCAGGAAGGCGAGCAGGGATTTATCTTCATTCTTCTCTTCATAATCCTGCGTTACCGACAGGAACTCATCGATATTCTCAACCCGTGTGCGCGATTCGATCGTATTCTCCTGTGCGAGCTGCGCCCGATACCCGGTCCTCTCCAGCAGCTGCTCCGTCAGCTCCGTTACCGGCAGGTAATCCGCCATCTGCCGAAGCTGATCGATAAGCTGTTTGAAATCATACAGCGCATTCTTCTGTCTGGTGCCGATCTCGATCGCATCCAGCTCGTCCAAACTCGCGAAGAGCGAGAGGCCTCTGCCGGCTGCATAAGCGGTCAGCACATCCAAAGTGGCTTGTCCGATCCCCCGCTTCGGTTCGTTGACGATCCGCAGGAAGCTGATATCGTCGTCCGTGTTCGAGACAAGCCGCAAGTAGGCGAGCAGATCCTTGATCTCCTTCCGCTCGTAGAAGCGGATGCCGCCGACGATCTGATACGGGATATTGGATTTGAGGAAGATTTCCTCGATCACCCGGGACTGGGCGTTCGTGCGGTACAGGATGGCATGATCCCGGTAGGAGCGGCCGTCGCGGATATGCTGCTGAATCTCGCTGACGATGTGATAGCCCTCCGCATGCTCCGAATCGGCATAGTAGATCTTGATCTTGCTGCCGTCGCCCCGATCCGTCCACAGGTTCTTCGGCTTGCGTCCGGTATTGCGGGAGATCACTTCATTGGCCGCTTTCAGGATAAAGCCCGTTGAGCGGTAGTTCTGCTCCAGCATAATCGTCTTCGCTTCCGGATAGTCCTTCTCGAAGTTTAAGATATTGGAGATATCCGCTCCGCGCCAGCGGTAGATCGACTGGTCGCTGTCGCCGACAACGCACAGGTTGCGGTGCGCCGCCGCCAGATATTTGCACAACATATACTGCGCATGGTTCGTGTCCTGATATTCATCCACATGAATATAGCGGAACTTCTTCTGATAGTAATCCAGCACTTCCGGCTCTTGCTTGAACAACTCGATCGTCTTCATGATCAAGTCATCGAAGTCCAGGGCATGGTTGCTGCGCAATTTCCGTTCATAGAGCTGGTAGACTTGGGCGGTGATTTTCTTAAAATGATCAAAACCCGCGCTGTCCGCATACTTCGCCGCATCGATCAGTTCGTTCTTCGCACTGCTGATCATCGACAGGATCGCACGCGGTTCGTAGATCTTCGGATCGAGGTTCAGCTCCTTCAGGCAGGCGCGGATCACCGACAGCTGATCGTCTGCATCGAGGATCGTAAAGGCAGACTTATATCCGATGCGCTCGATATCCCGCCTCAAGATGCGCACGCACATGCTGTGGAAGGTGGATACCCAGATATCGTGCCCCTCGGCGCCGACCAGCTTGGTCACCCGCTCCTGCATCTCCCTTGCCGCCTTATTGGTGAACGTAATGGCGAGGATCGCCCAGGGCGGAGCCTTGCGCGTCGCGATCAGATAAGCGATGCGATGCGTCAGCACCCGCGTCTTGCCGCTTCCTGCCCCGGCCATGATCAAGAGCGGGCCTTCCGTCGTCTGCACAGCTTCGCGCTGACGATCATTCAATTGCTGGATGACTTCTTCAATATCAATAGATGGGCTCATCGCTATACTCCTTTAGTACCTAAGATCATTCCGCACCTAAGAACATTCCGCTAACGGTCAACCACCGTTTCCAAAGCACGCTCGATATCCTCATAGATGATATTGCCGACGACGATCGTATCCGCCGCAGCCAGCGCTTGCCGCGCCCGCTCCGCGGAATCGATCCCGCCGCCGTAGAAAAGCTGTGACTCCTCAAGGGTGTCCCGCACCTCGCGCACCAGATCCATATCGCCGAACTTCCCGCTGTACTCCAAGTAGCAGACGGGTAAGCGGAACAACTTCTCTGACAAGTTCGCACAGGCGATCACATCTTGCCGGCCCAGATTCGCATCGGCTTGGGTCAGCCTGGCTACCGTTGAATCTTCATTTAATACGACGTATCCTTCCGGGACCAGGGACTCCCAAGGGAGCATCTTGCCGAACTGTTTGAGCGCTTCCCGGTGGCGGCCGGTGATCCACTGCCCCTGTCTGGAATTCAGCACCACGGGGATCAGATAGAGATCGAAGCCCGGCACAACCGCTTCTATCGTCGAGATCTCGCTCACGCAGGGCAGCTCATACCGCCTGACCCGCGCTAGGAGATCGATGGTGTTGTCGAAGGTCACTCCGGTGGAGCCGCCGACGACGATCGCATCCGTACCGGATGTACAGATGCGGTCGAGATGCTCGTCCGAGATCTCCTTATCCGGATCTAACTTAAACACATGCCGCCAATGGCGAATATCTTCATGCATCCTTTCACACCTGCTTTCCCTTCACTCCGGCGCCTGGGATTCCTGCGGCACCGGCTGATTCGGACATCGTCCCTAAGGACCTTCCATCAAAAATAGTCTAAACCTTCTACCCTATCATAGCAAACGAAACATATGTTCGACAACACGCACAAAACAAGGAGCCGACGGCCAACTTACGGCGCTCATCGACTCCCTGTCATCTTCTCGTCCCCTCATGGCCTCTCAGCGGCTTCCTCTTCCGTTGATGTATAGGAAGAGGTGCCGGCCGTCGCAGCCGTACTTGCAGCACGATCGCTCGAAGTCCCCTCAGGATGCCCGAATTCTTGGTTAAATCCGAAGGTTCCCGGCTGATGGGCCTGCAGTTCGGTCGGATCGTCAGCTGCCGCTTCATCATATAAGGACTCTGTTCGTCTCCGTTCCTTGGACGGATCGCCGGACGGTTCAGCGGCAGTTGGCCTATGTACTTGACTATATTGACCGTAAGTGTTCACCATGTCCTGCACCCTCTGTGCAGACTGCATTGACGCAGGCGGATCATCCCTGTGATGCATGGGATATGCCGGCTGCTGGAACCGCTGAGGCTGCTGATATTGCTGAGCTTGTCCGGTATAACCTCCGGTTTGACCGACACTTAGTCCATAGGAAGAAGGCATCGTACCCCACATCGTGCCCCAGGCTGCGCTCGGACCTTGTCCCGCTTCATATCGCAGCTGATGGTGCACATAGGCATGGAGTTCATTGCCTTCCTGTTGGCTGTGAAGGATGCACTGTCGAACATCCTCCTGCCGGGCCGGCTGCGGCCGTGCGATCATCCCCAGCTCGATCATGCTGCGAAGCAGCGTATCATGATGCTGGCAAGTCCGCTCAACCAGGCCTTGGAAGAATCTTCGCACCTCCGGATGATGGGCTTCCAGCGCCGCCGCTGCATATTCCTGAGCAGCCCGCTTCAGCTCCGCCATGACGAGCAGCAGGAGCTGGCGATCCCCGGACTCTGCCGCCAGCGTCTGCCGCTGCTGGTGATGCACATCATTCGTCATCTATTCCGCTCCTCTCATACTTCTAGTTATCTAATGAAGAAATCCCGTCTGCTGCTTCATCACCATCATCCCCTGATCGAAGAGCTGCAGACGCTCTCTGGCCATGCTGCTGAGCGCTTGGCGGAGACCGGGATGATGGATCTGATTGGCGCCGCCGGCACACAGTTTCGCCAGCAAGCCCTCGTTATGCAAAACTTGCTCAAGCAGCGTGAATTCTCGGATCGTCATCCCCTGCATCCCATGGAATCCAAGCGGCTGATGGTAGTTGGTCTGCACGCGCAGCGACCTCCTATTCCTGTAGTCCACCCTATTGTTTCCAAATGGGAGCAGGATTATTTCCGCTTCGCTGTTGCTGCTGATTCCTCTGATCCAGAGTGATTTTATGTATTGTTAATCGGTCGTGCGCATGCTAATATGATGGTAATAAAATTTGAAGGCAATGTTACCGCAAGGTACAACCTCGGAGCGATTGAAGCGATTCGTTCTGAAGTTGTACCTTTTTTTATATTTCTATCATTATCTATTCCATGGGAGGGATCCGTATGAATCTGGAAGCTATCTTCCATCGCACCGGGGACAACTGGTGTTACATGTACGATCGGGATACCGTACATATCCGCATTCGTACGAAACGGGGGGATATGGAGCGCGTCGATGTCTATGCCGGGGACAAATATGATTTTGAACAAACTCTGCAGCGCATTCCGATGACCGTCTTCGCCTCCGATGCTCTGTTCGACTATTGGCAAGCAGAAGTGACGACGCCGCATCGCCGCTTGCAATATTACTTCGGCTTCACCTCCGGCGGCCGGACGATCTATATGACCGAAGCCGGGTTTATGAATGAACCGCCTTCCGGGGTGACGGGCGTCTTCGAATATCCGTTCCTCCATGAGTCGGATATGCTCGATCCGCCGGAGTGGGTCAAACACGCTGTCTTCTATCAGATCTTCCCGGAGCGTTTCGCCAACGGCGATCCGTCCAACGATCCCGAGAACGTCGAACCCTGGGGCGGGACGCCTCAGCCGCATAATTTCTTCGGCGGCGACCTGCAGGGCGTGATCGACCATCTTGACTATCTGGAAGAGCTCGGTGTAAACGCTGTCTACTTCACTCCGATCTTCGAAGCGACGACGAACCACAAATATGACACCAGCGACTACAAGCGGGTCGATCCGCACTTCGGCGATACGGAGACCTTGCAGACGCTTGTGAAAGAAGCCCATAAACGGGGAATTCGCGTCTTGCTGGATGCGGTCTTTAACCACAGCGGCGGCCAGTTCCCACCGTTCTTGGATGTACTGGAGAAAGGCGAGCAATCCCCTTATAAGGATTGGTTCCATATCCTCGACGATCCGCCGCGAGTTGTAGACGGACGGCCAACCTACCGCGCCTTCGCCTTCGAACCGCATATGCCGAAGCTGAACACGCAGCATCCGGAAGTCAAGACCTACCTCCTCGACGT contains these protein-coding regions:
- the pcrA gene encoding DNA helicase PcrA, encoding MSPSIDIEEVIQQLNDRQREAVQTTEGPLLIMAGAGSGKTRVLTHRIAYLIATRKAPPWAILAITFTNKAAREMQERVTKLVGAEGHDIWVSTFHSMCVRILRRDIERIGYKSAFTILDADDQLSVIRACLKELNLDPKIYEPRAILSMISSAKNELIDAAKYADSAGFDHFKKITAQVYQLYERKLRSNHALDFDDLIMKTIELFKQEPEVLDYYQKKFRYIHVDEYQDTNHAQYMLCKYLAAAHRNLCVVGDSDQSIYRWRGADISNILNFEKDYPEAKTIMLEQNYRSTGFILKAANEVISRNTGRKPKNLWTDRGDGSKIKIYYADSEHAEGYHIVSEIQQHIRDGRSYRDHAILYRTNAQSRVIEEIFLKSNIPYQIVGGIRFYERKEIKDLLAYLRLVSNTDDDISFLRIVNEPKRGIGQATLDVLTAYAAGRGLSLFASLDELDAIEIGTRQKNALYDFKQLIDQLRQMADYLPVTELTEQLLERTGYRAQLAQENTIESRTRVENIDEFLSVTQDYEEKNEDKSLLAFLTDLALIADIDTLADENPEDPEDRVTLMTMHSAKGLEFPYVFVIGMEEGVFPHSRALNDPEELEEERRLAYVAITRAEEKLVLSCARMRTLFGRTNLNMPSRFLQEIPEEITEVVGGDADGGYGYGGAGGYGRAGYGGASGYGRSGGYGGVSRYSGSRWMDDWDAVDEPDAGSSWSSSGAAQRSSNGRRAASRSTYGAGRVIGGAANQSGGDGGGGSVEWKTGDKVSHKKWGIGTVVSVKGSGDDQELQIAFPAPTGIKKLLARFAPITKA
- a CDS encoding heptaprenylglyceryl phosphate synthase, whose amino-acid sequence is MHEDIRHWRHVFKLDPDKEISDEHLDRICTSGTDAIVVGGSTGVTFDNTIDLLARVRRYELPCVSEISTIEAVVPGFDLYLIPVVLNSRQGQWITGRHREALKQFGKMLPWESLVPEGYVVLNEDSTVARLTQADANLGRQDVIACANLSEKLFRLPVCYLEYSGKFGDMDLVREVRDTLEESQLFYGGGIDSAERARQALAAADTIVVGNIIYEDIERALETVVDR
- a CDS encoding spore coat protein; this encodes MTNDVHHQQRQTLAAESGDRQLLLLVMAELKRAAQEYAAAALEAHHPEVRRFFQGLVERTCQHHDTLLRSMIELGMIARPQPARQEDVRQCILHSQQEGNELHAYVHHQLRYEAGQGPSAAWGTMWGTMPSSYGLSVGQTGGYTGQAQQYQQPQRFQQPAYPMHHRDDPPASMQSAQRVQDMVNTYGQYSQVHRPTAAEPSGDPSKERRRTESLYDEAAADDPTELQAHQPGTFGFNQEFGHPEGTSSDRAASTAATAGTSSYTSTEEEAAERP
- a CDS encoding alpha-glycosidase, with protein sequence MNLEAIFHRTGDNWCYMYDRDTVHIRIRTKRGDMERVDVYAGDKYDFEQTLQRIPMTVFASDALFDYWQAEVTTPHRRLQYYFGFTSGGRTIYMTEAGFMNEPPSGVTGVFEYPFLHESDMLDPPEWVKHAVFYQIFPERFANGDPSNDPENVEPWGGTPQPHNFFGGDLQGVIDHLDYLEELGVNAVYFTPIFEATTNHKYDTSDYKRVDPHFGDTETLQTLVKEAHKRGIRVLLDAVFNHSGGQFPPFLDVLEKGEQSPYKDWFHILDDPPRVVDGRPTYRAFAFEPHMPKLNTQHPEVKTYLLDVAKYWIEEVGIDGWRLDVANEVDHQFWREFRQTVKTVRPDAYILGEIWHDSMRWLRGDQFDAVMNYPFTYAVLDYFAHRTINAEQFSHRIYAQLAAYPQQVHEAAFNLLDSHDTPRLLTLMNGNKRRMKLAVLFQLTFLGTPCIYYGDEIGLDGGADPDCRKCMVWDREKQDRELFDFYRAAIRLRKSSAALRTGSFRFLKADAASDVILYERSDGEDQFIIALNNSEQAAEVTLPAPLSELTPVLTSASGTAEHAAVQTSEEHAAEQTSEQTSAEGTVQLEPYGYIIWKRQ